In Oscillatoria acuminata PCC 6304, a single window of DNA contains:
- a CDS encoding Uma2 family endonuclease gives MNPTKIRKNIENHPLVLHIHPVIELTPEQFFEICQLNRDLRLERKATEELVIMPPTGSETGGRNFRLLGQLYNWTEQDETGIGFDSSTGFTLPNGAQISPDAAWVKLERWNELTPEQQEKFAPIPPDFVVELRSASDPLKPLQDKMQQYIDNGVQLGWLIDRKQRRVYIYRPGNAVECLNNPATVSGEPILPGFVLDLSKIW, from the coding sequence ATGAATCCAACGAAAATTCGGAAAAATATTGAAAATCATCCCTTGGTGCTGCATATTCATCCGGTAATAGAGCTAACCCCAGAGCAATTTTTTGAAATTTGTCAACTCAATCGAGACTTACGCCTCGAACGCAAGGCAACAGAAGAATTAGTGATTATGCCCCCGACTGGCAGCGAAACGGGTGGACGCAATTTTAGACTGCTCGGCCAGCTTTATAACTGGACTGAACAAGACGAGACGGGAATTGGGTTTGATTCGAGTACGGGGTTTACCTTACCGAATGGAGCGCAAATTTCTCCCGATGCTGCTTGGGTGAAGTTGGAACGGTGGAACGAGCTTACACCAGAACAACAGGAAAAATTTGCACCCATTCCTCCTGATTTTGTGGTGGAACTGCGATCGGCATCTGACCCATTAAAACCACTCCAAGACAAAATGCAACAGTACATTGACAATGGAGTGCAACTTGGATGGCTGATAGACCGCAAACAACGTCGAGTTTACATCTATCGTCCCGGAAATGCCGTAGAATGCCTCAATAATCCTGCTACGGTTAGCGGCGAGCCAATCTTGCCCGGGTTTGTTCTCGATTTA